A genomic window from Brevibacillus agri includes:
- a CDS encoding GNAT family acetyltransferase has product MQLQSFAWEQYEAVVELWQRAGLVLSRSDTREGLRRKLERDPELFLVATNDDGQVVGAVMGSYDGRRGWVNHLAVDPACQGQALGSRLMQELERRLMNVGCEKINLLIEPENSGVQSFYRQLGFAACELIFMEKWIAPPQDAKKGV; this is encoded by the coding sequence TTGCAATTACAGTCGTTTGCATGGGAGCAGTATGAGGCAGTCGTCGAGCTTTGGCAGCGGGCAGGGCTTGTGCTTTCCCGCTCCGATACGCGGGAAGGATTGCGCCGCAAGCTGGAGCGCGACCCGGAGCTGTTTTTGGTGGCAACAAACGATGACGGGCAGGTCGTGGGGGCTGTCATGGGCAGCTATGACGGACGGCGCGGCTGGGTCAATCATCTGGCGGTCGATCCCGCCTGCCAGGGCCAAGCGCTGGGAAGCCGGCTCATGCAGGAGCTGGAGCGGCGGCTTATGAATGTGGGTTGCGAGAAAATCAACCTGCTGATCGAGCCGGAAAACAGCGGCGTGCAATCGTTTTACAGGCAGTTGGGCTTCGCCGCTTGCGAGCTGATTTTCATGGAAAAATGGATTGCGCCGCCCCAAGACGCGAAGAAAGGTGTATGA